A genomic window from Antedon mediterranea chromosome 4, ecAntMedi1.1, whole genome shotgun sequence includes:
- the LOC140047928 gene encoding uncharacterized protein isoform X2, with protein sequence MEKISTGDKLDVVVTSVESVSAIFATLSENGLALMELQDALMNRYSILPSNQTYSPQVGEICATKFVDNYWYRGRILAVNGSKVKVLYVDYGNQEVISVTDCHPLSKYLLKLDEQLVTCSLANSRGKDVMKSVKDLEETRIKIQVSGKVNGILMIELLTGDNTKTESKSPLLPTPSQDSPTKFQEKSSPVMRQGYSNTTPQERSPSSSNQDSYRQRSTYNNRSPMNGDVKSPENYGNQEQRGKNSYRNDGKTSTYNGYQHQPSNFQKFNNQNIPPSPVMAEKCEMMSLKEGKIETAMIYVANGPSSFYVQVNQPTSVRAIQQISDPMSEDYSNIKEVHLPVVGELCIAKFSDDYWYRAEVLSIGTNKLNVKFIDYGNIDPVKKEDVRRIKEPYSKIPVVAIHCALHGAPITDNPKDKQSQEFAEKFVNKVVGVKRVGITPKGVSLVEIFDKKGSNRPINADYIVPVQSPKLDKNVPTVVFRELELQCETKATVMYVVSPSEFYCTRVEGDVPTTVESTKYVTNDPLDARSEPKTLIISDSIVRDFDEDILENTKVVCLRGRRVIDIKHHLDEAPVHEFSTVIIHGSTNDCTTEADEKFAEGVYDEIFDDLKRRAPDLTIAFSTVCPRFDDGSFQAHVNKLNYKLRELSVQSGCIQINNDVNFLLNDGTVDRSTLDRRGLHLSRVGSLRLLKNINDKHRIIRDKKETQNVQCSNPISDILALKNLMESLNIRYANKGKNYDYVPRKGEMCCSIFAEDQSWYRALVLDVNVDNQCASVQYVDYGNKAKVAFDSVHPLDKEFSTTPCLAIKCCLAGTRPDQGSAWSEGAIERVKDVLGQGEKLLHIKLMSHDDGWNYIEVADPTTNEVLNKVFQNASPVTGIHDTPLSSHRPAFLPSPSTDTDALLLEKYEQKKRELEELQNMLQKH encoded by the exons ATGGAAAAGATTTCTACTGGTGACAAACTTGATGTGGTGGTTACATCTGTAGAAAGTGTCTCTGCCATATTTGCTACTTTGTCGGAGAATGGGTTGGCGTTAATGGAACTTCAAGACGCCCTGATGAATCGATACTCAATCCTTCCATCTAACCAGACCTACAG TCCACAGGTGGGAGAAATTTGTGCTACAAAGTTTGTCGATAATTATTGGTATCGTGGGCGTATTTTGGCAGTTaatgggtcaaaggttaaagtGTTATATGTTGACTATGGGAACCAAGAGGTAATATCTGTAACAGACTGCCATCCACTTTCAAAATACCTTCTGAAACTAGACGAGCAGTTGGTGACCTGTAGCTTGGCCAACTCTAGGGGAAAAGATGTTATGAAGTCAGTAAAGGATTTGGAAGAAACCAGGATCAAAATACAAGTTTCTGGAAAAGTGAATGGCATATTAATGATTGAGCTATTGACCGGTGACAACACAAAAACAGAAAGTAAATCGCCGTTGTTGCCCACACCTTCTCAAGACAGTCCGACAAAGTTTCAAGAAAAAAGTAGTCCAGTCATGCGGCAAGGATACAGTAATACTACACCTCAAGAAAGAAGTCCATCCAGCAGTAACCAAGATTCGTATCGACAAAGGAGTACCTATAATAATAGATCTCCCATGAATGGTGATGTGAAATCACCAGAAAACTATGGCAATCAAGAACAGAGAGGTAAAAATTCTTACAGAAATGATGGCAAGACCTCTACTTACAATGGTTATCAACATCAGCCAAGCAACTTTCAAAAGTTCAACAATCAGAATATACCTCCTAGCCCGGTAATGGCAGAAAAATGTGAAATGATGTCATTGAAAGAGGGGAAAATAGAAACTGCGATGATCTACGTTGCAAATGGACCTAGTAGCTTTTATGTTCAGGTCAATCAACCAACCTCCGTCCGTGCCATCCAACAAATTAGTGACCCAATGTCCGAAGATTACAGCAATATAAAAGAAGTGCATTTGCCAGTCGTTGGAGAATTGTGCATCGCGAAGTTCAGTGATGACTACTGGTACAGAGCAGAAGTTTTGAGTATCGGTACTAACAAACTGAATGTTAAATTTATTGACTACGGAAACATTGATCCAGTCAAGAAAGAAGATGTTCGCCGAATCAAAGAGCCATATTCCAAAATTCCAGTTGTAGCCATCCACTGTGCCTTGCATGGTGCTCCAATCACTGATAATCCAAAAGATAAACAGTCACAAGAATTTGCGGAAAAg TTTGTGAACAAAGTTGTTGGAGTGAAAAGAGTTGGTATCACGCCAAAAGGAGTCAGTCTTGTTGAgatatttgacaaaaaaggttcCAACCGACCAATAAATGCAGACTACATCGTTCCAGTACAATCGCCAAAGC TCGATAAAAACGTTCCAACAGTTGTATTCAGAGAGTTGGAGTTACAATGCGAAACGAAAGCAACTGTTATGTATGTCGTCAGTCCATCTGAGTTCTACTGTACAAGGGTGGAAGGTG ATGTTCCTACAACAGTCGAGTCTACAAAGTATGTAACTAATGATCCACTAGATGCTAGGTCCGAGCCCAAAACACTTATCATCAGCGACTCGATAGTAAGAGACTTTGACGAAGATATTCTAGAAAATACAAAAGTTGTGTGTCTTCGAGGGAGAAGAGTAATCGACATTAAACATCATTTAGATGAAGCGCCTGTACATGAAtttagtacagtaataattCACGGCAGTACGAACGATTGCACGACAGAAGCTGATGAGAAATTTGCAGAGGGTGTCTATGATGAGATTTTCGACGATCTAAAGAGGAGGGCGCCGGATTTGACCATTGCGTTCTCAACCGTATGTCCTCGGTTTGATGATGGATCCTTTCAAGCGCATGTCAATAAGTTAAACTATAAACTCCGGGAATTGTCGGTGCAAAGCGGTTGTATACAGATTAACAACGATGTCAATTTTCTGTTAAATGATGGCACCGTGGATCGTTCCACTCTGGACAGACGTGGTCTTCATCTTTCTAGAGTTGGCAGTTTGCGACTCCTTAAGAACATCAACGACAAACATCGCATTATTCGGGATAAAAAAGAAACGCAAAATGTTCAATGTTCCAATCCTATAAGTG ATATTCTTGCACTTAAGAACCTTATGGAAAGCCTAAACATAAGATACGCCAACAAGGGAAAGAATTACGACTACGTTCCAAGGAAGGGCGAGATGTGCTGCAGTATATTTGCAG AGGACCAGAGTTGGTACAGAGCTCTTGTTTTGGATGTTAACGTCGACAATCAGTGTGCCTCTGTCCAGTATGTAGATTATGGCAACAAAGCGAAGGTTGCGTTTGACAGCGTTCACCCACTCGACAAGGAATTTTCAACTACACCATGCTTAGCTATAAAGTGTTGCTTAGCTG GAACCCGTCCAGACCAAGGCAGTGCATGGTCTGAGGGAGCTATTGAGAGAGTTAAAGATGTTCTTGGGCAAGGTGAAAAGCTTTTGCATATAAAACTGATGTCGCATGACGATGGATGGAATTATATTGAAGTTGCAGATCCCACCACAAATGAAGTCTTAAACAAG GTTTTCCAGAATGCATCCCCTGTTACAGGTATACACGATACTCCGTTGTCATCCCACAGACCAGCTTTCTTGCCATCTCCATCTACCGACACGGATGCGTTGCTGCTTGAAAAATATGAACAGAAGAAACGAGAACTTGAGGAACTACAGAATATGCTTCAGAAACATTGA
- the LOC140047928 gene encoding tudor domain-containing protein 1-like isoform X3 translates to MEKISTGDKLDVVVTSVESVSAIFATLSENGLALMELQDALMNRYSILPSNQTYSPQVGEICATKFVDNYWYRGRILAVNGSKVKVLYVDYGNQEVISVTDCHPLSKYLLKLDEQLVTCSLANSRGKDVMKSVKDLEETRIKIQVSGKVNGILMIELLTGDNTKTESKSPLLPTPSQDSPTKFQEKSSPVMRQGYSNTTPQERSPSSSNQDSYRQRSTYNNRSPMNGDVKSPENYGNQEQRGKNSYRNDGKTSTYNGYQHQPSNFQKFNNQNIPPSPVMAEKCEMMSLKEGKIETAMIYVANGPSSFYVQVNQPTSVRAIQQISDPMSEDYSNIKEVHLPVVGELCIAKFSDDYWYRAEVLSIGTNKLNVKFIDYGNIDPVKKEDVRRIKEPYSKIPVVAIHCALHGAPITDNPKDKQSQEFAEKFVNKVVGVKRVGITPKGVSLVEIFDKKGSNRPINADYIVPVQSPKQVDKNVPTVVFRELELQCETKATVMYVVSPSEFYCTRVEGDILALKNLMESLNIRYANKGKNYDYVPRKGEMCCSIFAEDQSWYRALVLDVNVDNQCASVQYVDYGNKAKVAFDSVHPLDKEFSTTPCLAIKCCLAGTRPDQGSAWSEGAIERVKDVLGQGEKLLHIKLMSHDDGWNYIEVADPTTNEVLNKVFQNASPVTGIHDTPLSSHRPAFLPSPSTDTDALLLEKYEQKKRELEELQNMLQKH, encoded by the exons ATGGAAAAGATTTCTACTGGTGACAAACTTGATGTGGTGGTTACATCTGTAGAAAGTGTCTCTGCCATATTTGCTACTTTGTCGGAGAATGGGTTGGCGTTAATGGAACTTCAAGACGCCCTGATGAATCGATACTCAATCCTTCCATCTAACCAGACCTACAG TCCACAGGTGGGAGAAATTTGTGCTACAAAGTTTGTCGATAATTATTGGTATCGTGGGCGTATTTTGGCAGTTaatgggtcaaaggttaaagtGTTATATGTTGACTATGGGAACCAAGAGGTAATATCTGTAACAGACTGCCATCCACTTTCAAAATACCTTCTGAAACTAGACGAGCAGTTGGTGACCTGTAGCTTGGCCAACTCTAGGGGAAAAGATGTTATGAAGTCAGTAAAGGATTTGGAAGAAACCAGGATCAAAATACAAGTTTCTGGAAAAGTGAATGGCATATTAATGATTGAGCTATTGACCGGTGACAACACAAAAACAGAAAGTAAATCGCCGTTGTTGCCCACACCTTCTCAAGACAGTCCGACAAAGTTTCAAGAAAAAAGTAGTCCAGTCATGCGGCAAGGATACAGTAATACTACACCTCAAGAAAGAAGTCCATCCAGCAGTAACCAAGATTCGTATCGACAAAGGAGTACCTATAATAATAGATCTCCCATGAATGGTGATGTGAAATCACCAGAAAACTATGGCAATCAAGAACAGAGAGGTAAAAATTCTTACAGAAATGATGGCAAGACCTCTACTTACAATGGTTATCAACATCAGCCAAGCAACTTTCAAAAGTTCAACAATCAGAATATACCTCCTAGCCCGGTAATGGCAGAAAAATGTGAAATGATGTCATTGAAAGAGGGGAAAATAGAAACTGCGATGATCTACGTTGCAAATGGACCTAGTAGCTTTTATGTTCAGGTCAATCAACCAACCTCCGTCCGTGCCATCCAACAAATTAGTGACCCAATGTCCGAAGATTACAGCAATATAAAAGAAGTGCATTTGCCAGTCGTTGGAGAATTGTGCATCGCGAAGTTCAGTGATGACTACTGGTACAGAGCAGAAGTTTTGAGTATCGGTACTAACAAACTGAATGTTAAATTTATTGACTACGGAAACATTGATCCAGTCAAGAAAGAAGATGTTCGCCGAATCAAAGAGCCATATTCCAAAATTCCAGTTGTAGCCATCCACTGTGCCTTGCATGGTGCTCCAATCACTGATAATCCAAAAGATAAACAGTCACAAGAATTTGCGGAAAAg TTTGTGAACAAAGTTGTTGGAGTGAAAAGAGTTGGTATCACGCCAAAAGGAGTCAGTCTTGTTGAgatatttgacaaaaaaggttcCAACCGACCAATAAATGCAGACTACATCGTTCCAGTACAATCGCCAAAGC AAGTCGATAAAAACGTTCCAACAGTTGTATTCAGAGAGTTGGAGTTACAATGCGAAACGAAAGCAACTGTTATGTATGTCGTCAGTCCATCTGAGTTCTACTGTACAAGGGTGGAAGGTG ATATTCTTGCACTTAAGAACCTTATGGAAAGCCTAAACATAAGATACGCCAACAAGGGAAAGAATTACGACTACGTTCCAAGGAAGGGCGAGATGTGCTGCAGTATATTTGCAG AGGACCAGAGTTGGTACAGAGCTCTTGTTTTGGATGTTAACGTCGACAATCAGTGTGCCTCTGTCCAGTATGTAGATTATGGCAACAAAGCGAAGGTTGCGTTTGACAGCGTTCACCCACTCGACAAGGAATTTTCAACTACACCATGCTTAGCTATAAAGTGTTGCTTAGCTG GAACCCGTCCAGACCAAGGCAGTGCATGGTCTGAGGGAGCTATTGAGAGAGTTAAAGATGTTCTTGGGCAAGGTGAAAAGCTTTTGCATATAAAACTGATGTCGCATGACGATGGATGGAATTATATTGAAGTTGCAGATCCCACCACAAATGAAGTCTTAAACAAG GTTTTCCAGAATGCATCCCCTGTTACAGGTATACACGATACTCCGTTGTCATCCCACAGACCAGCTTTCTTGCCATCTCCATCTACCGACACGGATGCGTTGCTGCTTGAAAAATATGAACAGAAGAAACGAGAACTTGAGGAACTACAGAATATGCTTCAGAAACATTGA
- the LOC140047928 gene encoding uncharacterized protein isoform X1 — protein sequence MEKISTGDKLDVVVTSVESVSAIFATLSENGLALMELQDALMNRYSILPSNQTYSPQVGEICATKFVDNYWYRGRILAVNGSKVKVLYVDYGNQEVISVTDCHPLSKYLLKLDEQLVTCSLANSRGKDVMKSVKDLEETRIKIQVSGKVNGILMIELLTGDNTKTESKSPLLPTPSQDSPTKFQEKSSPVMRQGYSNTTPQERSPSSSNQDSYRQRSTYNNRSPMNGDVKSPENYGNQEQRGKNSYRNDGKTSTYNGYQHQPSNFQKFNNQNIPPSPVMAEKCEMMSLKEGKIETAMIYVANGPSSFYVQVNQPTSVRAIQQISDPMSEDYSNIKEVHLPVVGELCIAKFSDDYWYRAEVLSIGTNKLNVKFIDYGNIDPVKKEDVRRIKEPYSKIPVVAIHCALHGAPITDNPKDKQSQEFAEKFVNKVVGVKRVGITPKGVSLVEIFDKKGSNRPINADYIVPVQSPKQVDKNVPTVVFRELELQCETKATVMYVVSPSEFYCTRVEGDVPTTVESTKYVTNDPLDARSEPKTLIISDSIVRDFDEDILENTKVVCLRGRRVIDIKHHLDEAPVHEFSTVIIHGSTNDCTTEADEKFAEGVYDEIFDDLKRRAPDLTIAFSTVCPRFDDGSFQAHVNKLNYKLRELSVQSGCIQINNDVNFLLNDGTVDRSTLDRRGLHLSRVGSLRLLKNINDKHRIIRDKKETQNVQCSNPISDILALKNLMESLNIRYANKGKNYDYVPRKGEMCCSIFAEDQSWYRALVLDVNVDNQCASVQYVDYGNKAKVAFDSVHPLDKEFSTTPCLAIKCCLAGTRPDQGSAWSEGAIERVKDVLGQGEKLLHIKLMSHDDGWNYIEVADPTTNEVLNKVFQNASPVTGIHDTPLSSHRPAFLPSPSTDTDALLLEKYEQKKRELEELQNMLQKH from the exons ATGGAAAAGATTTCTACTGGTGACAAACTTGATGTGGTGGTTACATCTGTAGAAAGTGTCTCTGCCATATTTGCTACTTTGTCGGAGAATGGGTTGGCGTTAATGGAACTTCAAGACGCCCTGATGAATCGATACTCAATCCTTCCATCTAACCAGACCTACAG TCCACAGGTGGGAGAAATTTGTGCTACAAAGTTTGTCGATAATTATTGGTATCGTGGGCGTATTTTGGCAGTTaatgggtcaaaggttaaagtGTTATATGTTGACTATGGGAACCAAGAGGTAATATCTGTAACAGACTGCCATCCACTTTCAAAATACCTTCTGAAACTAGACGAGCAGTTGGTGACCTGTAGCTTGGCCAACTCTAGGGGAAAAGATGTTATGAAGTCAGTAAAGGATTTGGAAGAAACCAGGATCAAAATACAAGTTTCTGGAAAAGTGAATGGCATATTAATGATTGAGCTATTGACCGGTGACAACACAAAAACAGAAAGTAAATCGCCGTTGTTGCCCACACCTTCTCAAGACAGTCCGACAAAGTTTCAAGAAAAAAGTAGTCCAGTCATGCGGCAAGGATACAGTAATACTACACCTCAAGAAAGAAGTCCATCCAGCAGTAACCAAGATTCGTATCGACAAAGGAGTACCTATAATAATAGATCTCCCATGAATGGTGATGTGAAATCACCAGAAAACTATGGCAATCAAGAACAGAGAGGTAAAAATTCTTACAGAAATGATGGCAAGACCTCTACTTACAATGGTTATCAACATCAGCCAAGCAACTTTCAAAAGTTCAACAATCAGAATATACCTCCTAGCCCGGTAATGGCAGAAAAATGTGAAATGATGTCATTGAAAGAGGGGAAAATAGAAACTGCGATGATCTACGTTGCAAATGGACCTAGTAGCTTTTATGTTCAGGTCAATCAACCAACCTCCGTCCGTGCCATCCAACAAATTAGTGACCCAATGTCCGAAGATTACAGCAATATAAAAGAAGTGCATTTGCCAGTCGTTGGAGAATTGTGCATCGCGAAGTTCAGTGATGACTACTGGTACAGAGCAGAAGTTTTGAGTATCGGTACTAACAAACTGAATGTTAAATTTATTGACTACGGAAACATTGATCCAGTCAAGAAAGAAGATGTTCGCCGAATCAAAGAGCCATATTCCAAAATTCCAGTTGTAGCCATCCACTGTGCCTTGCATGGTGCTCCAATCACTGATAATCCAAAAGATAAACAGTCACAAGAATTTGCGGAAAAg TTTGTGAACAAAGTTGTTGGAGTGAAAAGAGTTGGTATCACGCCAAAAGGAGTCAGTCTTGTTGAgatatttgacaaaaaaggttcCAACCGACCAATAAATGCAGACTACATCGTTCCAGTACAATCGCCAAAGC AAGTCGATAAAAACGTTCCAACAGTTGTATTCAGAGAGTTGGAGTTACAATGCGAAACGAAAGCAACTGTTATGTATGTCGTCAGTCCATCTGAGTTCTACTGTACAAGGGTGGAAGGTG ATGTTCCTACAACAGTCGAGTCTACAAAGTATGTAACTAATGATCCACTAGATGCTAGGTCCGAGCCCAAAACACTTATCATCAGCGACTCGATAGTAAGAGACTTTGACGAAGATATTCTAGAAAATACAAAAGTTGTGTGTCTTCGAGGGAGAAGAGTAATCGACATTAAACATCATTTAGATGAAGCGCCTGTACATGAAtttagtacagtaataattCACGGCAGTACGAACGATTGCACGACAGAAGCTGATGAGAAATTTGCAGAGGGTGTCTATGATGAGATTTTCGACGATCTAAAGAGGAGGGCGCCGGATTTGACCATTGCGTTCTCAACCGTATGTCCTCGGTTTGATGATGGATCCTTTCAAGCGCATGTCAATAAGTTAAACTATAAACTCCGGGAATTGTCGGTGCAAAGCGGTTGTATACAGATTAACAACGATGTCAATTTTCTGTTAAATGATGGCACCGTGGATCGTTCCACTCTGGACAGACGTGGTCTTCATCTTTCTAGAGTTGGCAGTTTGCGACTCCTTAAGAACATCAACGACAAACATCGCATTATTCGGGATAAAAAAGAAACGCAAAATGTTCAATGTTCCAATCCTATAAGTG ATATTCTTGCACTTAAGAACCTTATGGAAAGCCTAAACATAAGATACGCCAACAAGGGAAAGAATTACGACTACGTTCCAAGGAAGGGCGAGATGTGCTGCAGTATATTTGCAG AGGACCAGAGTTGGTACAGAGCTCTTGTTTTGGATGTTAACGTCGACAATCAGTGTGCCTCTGTCCAGTATGTAGATTATGGCAACAAAGCGAAGGTTGCGTTTGACAGCGTTCACCCACTCGACAAGGAATTTTCAACTACACCATGCTTAGCTATAAAGTGTTGCTTAGCTG GAACCCGTCCAGACCAAGGCAGTGCATGGTCTGAGGGAGCTATTGAGAGAGTTAAAGATGTTCTTGGGCAAGGTGAAAAGCTTTTGCATATAAAACTGATGTCGCATGACGATGGATGGAATTATATTGAAGTTGCAGATCCCACCACAAATGAAGTCTTAAACAAG GTTTTCCAGAATGCATCCCCTGTTACAGGTATACACGATACTCCGTTGTCATCCCACAGACCAGCTTTCTTGCCATCTCCATCTACCGACACGGATGCGTTGCTGCTTGAAAAATATGAACAGAAGAAACGAGAACTTGAGGAACTACAGAATATGCTTCAGAAACATTGA
- the LOC140047929 gene encoding uncharacterized protein: MLCSSLICHNIRLTVPQNIVNKMEKSPSQLNNWNPMKDEFNDDKFNSYETGLPGNMSAKKGNQEYDRLVRHTGFQFYVSGIPKQMTQEGLTNLFSRAGKVVSCKICKSDRQDTETTFGFVGMSTVSELSKAHTQLNNYQVGSQTLKLRVARDTEMYLKNEGSDNAFHFSGGESQSSSRSPRRMDNRYGSREMSSSDRSDVDHAREETKRDAQPNLKKTFSFKSQGAMLIQVRVESNQRKVRMSDKPLVLKTDNAQFSGTLNDTVVNVHSTGLNLGELEAEDLKNVSAQIQRSRHSSLDQKEVQPSENVSVVDTSVSKGQQEVVSKSQHFDGAGTTTIAPCLNCGRPGMRCCSACKSKYCTQACQQKHWPSHKLHCKSIQARLEAFGGFAKKDSYIYLKDLDYFQPEKQELQALAIHLVSPDEIWIQLMQTKSKEYFSLICSMTDIYNAMDNSSPYKPKVGTLCAATTDEEWYRGTILEIKEDNIVSVRLIDYGDIRDIHPKDLRHLTQQFSKTPILASPCKLVDIEPIDGKWSTEACDYLVSMLVNKQCKVNLKKIENGIYPATITMTQGKEGNV, translated from the exons ATGCTGTGCTCATCTCTAAT cTGTCATAATATTAGATTAACAGTGCCACAGAACATTGTTAATAAAATGGAGAA GTCACCTTCTCAACTTAACAATTGGAATCCCATGAAGGATGAATTTAACGATGATAAATTCAATTCTTATGAGACCGGTCTTCCAGGAAA TATGAGTGCCAAAAAAGGTAATCAAGAATATGACAGACTTGTGCGTCACACTGGATTTCAGTTTTATGTATCAGGAATCCCAAAACAGATGACCCAG GAGGGATTAACAAATCTGTTTTCAAGAGCTGGAAAAGTTGTCTCCTGCAAAATTTGCAAATCTGATCGACAGGACACTGAAACAACTTTTGG TTTTGTTGGAATGTCAACCGTTAGTGAACTCAGCAAGGCTCACACACAGTTGAACAACTACCAAGTTGGAAGTCAAACACTCAAACTGAGAGTTGCCAGAGATACGGAAATGTATCTGAAG AACGAAGGGTCAGATAACGCTTTCCACTTCAGCGGAGGTGAATCGCAAAGCAGTAGTCGTAGTCCCCGTAGAATGGACAATCGGTATGGTAGCCGAGAAATGTCTTCGAGTGATCGTAGTGACGTAGATCATGCGCGAGAAGAAACGAAACGAGATGCGCAACCAAatcttaaaaaaacattttcattcaAAAGTCAAGGTGCTATGCTAATTCAGGTTCGTGTAGAGAGTAATCAACGTAAGGTGCGTATGAGCGATAAACCGCTCGTTCTCAAGACGGACAATGCTCAGTTTTCGGGAACGTTAAATGACACTGTAGTTAATGTTCACAGCACTGGACTCAATCTCGGGGAACTTGAGGCTGAGGATTTAAAGAACGTGTCGGCGCAAATTCAAAGATCCAGACATAGTAGTTTAGATCAAAAGGAAGTGCAGCCAAGTGAGAATGTTTCTGTGGTTGACACAAGTGTTTCAAAGGGCCAACAAGAAGTTGTTAGTAAAAGCCAGCATTTTGACGGCGCTGGAACAACAACTATTGCTCCTTGCCTCAACTGTGGACGTCCAG GAATGCGATGTTGCTCAGCGTGCAAGAGTAAATATTGCACACAAGCATGTCAACAGAAACACTGGCCTTCACACAAGTTGCATTGTAAATCCATTCAAGCCAG ACTAGAGGCGTTTGGAGGTTTTGCCAAAAAAGATAGTTATATCTATCTGAAGGATCTGGATTATTTTCAACCAGAAAAACAAGAATTACag GCACTTGCAATACATCTTGTTAGTCCTGATGAAATTTGGATTCAGTTGATGCAGACAAAAAGCAAAGaatatttttcattgatatGCTCAATGACTGATATATACAATGCCATGGATAACAGCTCTCCCTATAAACCTAAG GTCGGTACGCTGTGTGCAGCTACAACAGATGAGGAATGGTATAGAGGTACAATCCTGGAGATTAAAGAGGACAACATTGTGTCTGTACGCTTAATTGACTATGGTGACATTAGGGACATTCATCCTAAGGACCTACGTCACTTGACTCAACAATTTAGCAAGACACCAATTTTG GCCAGTCCGTGTAAGCTTGTAGATATCGAACCTATCGATGGGAAGTGGTCAACTGAAGCCTGTGATTACCTGGTCAGTATGCTGGTCAACAAACAATGTAAAGTAAACCTGAAGAAAATCGAAAATGGCATTTACCCAGCAACTATTACTATGACACAAGGAAAAGAAGGTAATGTATAA